In Burkholderia sp. NRF60-BP8, a single window of DNA contains:
- a CDS encoding fimbrial protein — MSGGARSGAATRTPGWLRWWVLALFVALAQPAWALKCVANGSGMSLTESIGNVASYPTDAPDGYVIWVSPPRTTTGYCYKDIPRLQNFPEQVYFYANPAMQNPAAWGLEVGIRYGGEDHYGRGNLQGDRIDTGSSVGVCHLSDWEVGQGRCPKVPISITYQIVVRKRGTWVTPPSDVYAVFQFDGERGLNSNGSFRYYLSGLQKLKPTPCTVDVLVTPEPGIVNFGQVQTSGNGFLPAVPRRRFSLSLTKKCSIPVRVDGYFEATKGIVQNGLLVPDSKSNFGIGLEDSQGKAIEFNKQFTLTQFPANVTNQSVLLDAVLKSFGPPKIGPFDAAATIRIFLY, encoded by the coding sequence ATGAGCGGGGGCGCTCGAAGCGGGGCGGCGACGCGAACGCCCGGGTGGCTCCGGTGGTGGGTGCTCGCGCTGTTCGTCGCGCTTGCGCAGCCGGCGTGGGCGTTGAAATGCGTCGCGAACGGCAGCGGCATGTCGCTGACCGAATCGATCGGCAACGTCGCGTCGTATCCGACCGACGCGCCGGACGGCTACGTGATCTGGGTTTCTCCGCCGCGCACGACGACCGGCTATTGCTACAAGGATATTCCCAGGCTGCAGAACTTCCCCGAGCAGGTTTACTTCTACGCGAATCCGGCGATGCAGAATCCGGCTGCATGGGGGCTCGAAGTCGGCATTCGCTACGGTGGCGAAGACCATTACGGGCGCGGCAACCTGCAGGGCGATCGCATCGATACGGGCAGCTCCGTCGGTGTGTGCCATTTGAGCGATTGGGAGGTCGGGCAAGGGCGGTGCCCCAAGGTGCCGATCAGCATCACGTATCAGATCGTCGTGCGCAAGCGCGGAACGTGGGTGACGCCGCCGTCGGACGTCTACGCGGTGTTCCAGTTCGACGGCGAGCGCGGGCTGAACAGCAACGGGAGCTTCCGTTACTACCTGAGCGGATTGCAAAAGCTCAAGCCGACGCCATGCACGGTCGACGTGCTGGTGACGCCCGAGCCGGGCATCGTCAATTTCGGGCAGGTGCAGACGTCCGGCAACGGCTTCCTGCCGGCCGTGCCGCGCCGGCGGTTTTCGCTGTCGCTGACGAAGAAATGCAGCATCCCGGTGCGCGTCGACGGTTACTTCGAAGCGACGAAAGGCATCGTGCAGAACGGCTTGCTGGTGCCTGACAGCAAGAGCAACTTCGGCATCGGCCTCGAGGACAGCCAGGGCAAGGCGATCGAGTTCAACAAGCAGTTCACGCTCACGCAGTTTCCGGCCAACGTCACGAATCAGAGCGTGTTGCTCGATGCGGTGCTCAAGTCGTTCGGACCACCGAAGATCGGGCCGTTCGATGCGGCCGCAACGATCCGGATTTTCCTGTATTGA
- a CDS encoding fimbrial biogenesis chaperone: MKNVFSLAFPRRALCAFAAVGAVLAGAAHAAIVPDRTRVIFNEGEQAAIVTIANKSTTYPYLVQSWLEDAKGNKITSPLMVVPPLQRVEANERNVLRIAKLPGAQLPADRETVFYLNIREVPPKTDTPNTLQIALHTQMKLFYRPKAVQPARDEDWTLPMTLRVDAAAHKLVFDNPTPYHVTVVDVSAGAQKTPVPIEPTMVSPMSTADVPFKAATPSTLFVTHIDDYGGQVAVEYACEAGVCKSVKK, translated from the coding sequence ACGTTTTCTCCCTTGCTTTCCCGCGGCGCGCGCTGTGCGCGTTCGCGGCCGTCGGTGCGGTGCTGGCAGGCGCCGCGCATGCGGCGATCGTGCCCGACCGCACGCGCGTGATCTTCAACGAAGGCGAGCAGGCCGCGATCGTGACGATCGCCAACAAGAGCACGACGTATCCGTATCTCGTGCAGTCGTGGCTCGAGGATGCGAAGGGCAACAAGATCACGTCGCCGCTGATGGTCGTGCCGCCGCTGCAGCGGGTGGAGGCGAACGAGCGCAACGTGCTGCGGATCGCGAAGCTGCCCGGCGCGCAGTTGCCCGCCGATCGCGAAACGGTGTTCTACCTGAACATCCGCGAAGTGCCGCCGAAGACCGACACGCCGAACACGCTGCAGATCGCGCTGCATACGCAGATGAAGCTGTTCTACCGGCCGAAGGCCGTGCAGCCCGCCCGCGACGAGGACTGGACGCTGCCGATGACGCTGCGGGTGGATGCGGCCGCGCACAAGCTGGTGTTCGACAATCCGACGCCGTACCACGTGACGGTGGTCGACGTGAGCGCGGGCGCGCAAAAAACGCCGGTGCCGATCGAGCCGACGATGGTGAGCCCGATGAGCACGGCCGACGTGCCGTTCAAGGCGGCGACGCCGTCGACGCTGTTCGTCACGCATATCGACGATTACGGCGGCCAGGTGGCGGTCGAGTATGCGTGCGAGGCCGGTGTGTGCAAGAGCGTGAAGAAATGA